From the genome of Miscanthus floridulus cultivar M001 chromosome 10, ASM1932011v1, whole genome shotgun sequence, one region includes:
- the LOC136489641 gene encoding uncharacterized protein has translation MYDATDILYLCQLEDDKRRESRGGGRMKRHKAPSCFQALHFCLRNPVFPHKIGSRIKELNQRLEGIHKEADKYKFNISLGSNPEPRKLTAAELSSYRTSSQVDESAIVGEQIERDTRELV, from the coding sequence ATGTATGACGCCACTGACATCCTCTACCTGTGTCAACTCGAGGACGACAAGCGGAGGGAGTCCAGAGGTGGTGGTAGAATGAAACGACACAAGGCTCCCAGTTGCTTCCAAGCATTGCACTTCTGCCTACGGAATCCTGTGTTTCCACACAAGATAGGCAGCCGCATCAAGGAGCTCAACCAGCGGCTGGAAGGCATCCACAAGGAGGCGGACAAGTACAAGTTCAATATCAGCCTCGGTTCCAACCCGGAGCCAAGGAAGCTAACTGCTGCTGAGTTATCCAGCTATAGGACAAGTTCACAAGTCGACGAGTCAGCCATAGTTGGAGAACAGATAGAGAGGGATACAAGGGAGCTTGTTTAG